A stretch of Sulfurimonas xiamenensis DNA encodes these proteins:
- a CDS encoding PhoH family protein yields the protein MQRNPYVINIFYYFDMKKDKVYVIDTNIILQNLQNIDTLSDNGSNIVVIPETVLLELEDKKKLTNELGYYSREFARFLASTKIKEIDYKKNYKVVKLYKGDVIIHIISKESYDTQIEQHHISESNDKRIIEVAEVARDYYKGQKVIFISIDIYARTFALFKNIKTQTLNDDKSEVPDFSFVKSTPLESIYFNNLNLQSIKEIDGQYKPENFCYTFESSDGNSAYGIIANERVMVMDESDFNPLAVKPANLKQKFFVKAIIENVYNLLVIDAKAGSGKTLMSFVAAMRLVDKGLYDKIVYVRNSIESIDRGAEVGFLSGNDEKFRIYNMALSDTMEFIAKKRLKNGINAENPESIRSKTEELIARYDIQTLWPGEARGRTLSEAIVIMDEWQNSSEKTTQLILSRLDESCMAIVIGSNRQIDNLYLNKYNNGLTTLLKQTRATHPELGMFAIELEKAVRGKFAEFSERIFV from the coding sequence TTGCAGCGTAACCCATATGTAATAAATATCTTCTACTATTTTGACATGAAAAAAGATAAAGTTTATGTCATAGACACCAACATTATTTTGCAAAATCTGCAAAATATAGATACCCTGAGCGATAATGGTTCTAACATAGTTGTGATACCTGAGACGGTACTGCTTGAACTTGAAGATAAAAAGAAACTCACAAACGAACTTGGTTACTACTCAAGAGAGTTTGCAAGATTTTTAGCCTCCACCAAAATAAAAGAGATAGATTATAAGAAAAACTACAAAGTTGTCAAACTCTATAAAGGCGATGTAATTATTCACATTATCTCAAAAGAGAGCTACGATACCCAGATAGAGCAACACCACATCTCCGAGAGCAATGACAAAAGGATTATAGAAGTTGCCGAGGTTGCAAGAGATTACTATAAAGGGCAGAAGGTCATCTTTATCTCTATCGATATCTATGCTCGAACATTCGCACTCTTTAAAAACATTAAAACCCAAACACTAAATGATGACAAGAGCGAGGTTCCTGACTTCTCTTTTGTAAAAAGCACGCCGCTTGAGTCCATCTACTTTAACAATTTAAATCTTCAAAGTATTAAAGAGATAGATGGTCAATACAAGCCGGAGAATTTTTGTTATACATTTGAGTCAAGTGATGGAAACAGCGCATATGGAATCATTGCGAACGAGCGCGTGATGGTTATGGATGAGAGCGATTTCAACCCTCTTGCCGTCAAACCTGCAAACCTGAAACAGAAATTTTTTGTCAAAGCCATAATTGAAAATGTTTACAACCTGCTTGTAATCGACGCCAAAGCCGGAAGCGGTAAAACACTTATGTCTTTTGTGGCAGCGATGAGACTTGTGGATAAAGGGCTTTACGACAAAATAGTCTATGTGCGAAACTCTATAGAATCTATCGACAGAGGAGCAGAAGTAGGCTTTTTGTCGGGAAATGATGAAAAATTTCGCATCTACAATATGGCACTGAGCGATACCATGGAGTTTATAGCAAAAAAGCGACTCAAAAATGGAATAAACGCCGAAAATCCCGAATCTATCCGCTCTAAAACAGAGGAGCTTATAGCAAGATATGACATACAAACTCTCTGGCCGGGAGAGGCAAGAGGACGCACGCTAAGTGAAGCTATCGTTATTATGGATGAGTGGCAAAACAGCAGTGAAAAGACGACACAGCTTATCCTCTCACGACTTGATGAGAGCTGCATGGCAATCGTTATCGGCTCCAACAGACAGATAGACAATCTCTATCTTAACAAATACAACAATGGTCTAACAACGCTTTTAAAACAGACGAGAGCAACACACCCTGAGCTTGGCATGTTTGCTATA
- a CDS encoding YcaO-like family protein produces the protein MNLLSKTAPLEESIAKMQKVLKDVGCKVLFSQEKHPLQNCYSVNLSSAEAPSHIYSNGKGVSSEASMASALGEYIERLQTNNFFSDFYLPSRKLYPDEAAFEFGGDFLDDELLNIYDPNGELGDEDLVDYNSDYLDKIVTLSFKRFSDNKSIYFPINILSNLYVSNGLAAGNTPKEAQVQALSEIYERYAKLQIIKNGYALPLFPTDVLASFEKVYNDVMALREKGYIVEVLDASLGGEFPVTAISLINPKNATLFVSFGAHPILEVSLERTMTELMQGRDLESLESFETPTFDMSIVADSFNLESHFVDSNGKLGFGFLSAKKSFEFAPWRYSGSGTQDEFEFLTNIAKEMDREIYMREYDYLGFYSCQILIPSISEVYPMEDLVYNNKNSGKLIRDMVLNFSEYDPEDILDEIESLDNSLSMEKYIGVIFENNFTMAEFKAQNHLLLGELEEALELLEFGENRLGHVVAELIRMREARLDFEEYKEGLYAVFTEARVEKAVRILDGEDFFIDVEFHNDYHNMLALYDRLETKKKGVIA, from the coding sequence GTGAATCTTTTATCAAAAACCGCTCCGCTGGAGGAGTCCATCGCAAAGATGCAAAAAGTCTTAAAGGATGTCGGCTGCAAGGTTCTTTTTTCACAAGAGAAACATCCACTGCAAAACTGCTACTCCGTAAATCTAAGCTCGGCAGAAGCGCCGTCTCACATCTACTCAAACGGCAAAGGAGTCTCAAGCGAAGCATCCATGGCAAGCGCTTTGGGCGAATATATCGAGCGGCTTCAGACAAACAACTTTTTTAGCGATTTTTATCTTCCCTCCCGCAAACTCTATCCCGATGAAGCGGCTTTTGAGTTTGGCGGAGATTTTTTAGATGATGAGCTTCTAAACATTTACGACCCAAATGGCGAACTCGGCGATGAGGATTTGGTGGACTACAACAGCGATTACTTAGACAAAATAGTAACTCTGTCTTTTAAAAGATTTTCCGATAACAAAAGCATCTATTTTCCCATAAATATTCTAAGCAACCTCTATGTAAGCAACGGTTTGGCGGCTGGCAATACGCCAAAAGAGGCTCAAGTTCAAGCGTTAAGCGAGATATATGAACGATATGCAAAACTTCAGATTATCAAAAACGGTTATGCGCTGCCGCTGTTCCCCACCGATGTTCTCGCCTCATTTGAAAAAGTCTACAACGATGTTATGGCTCTAAGAGAAAAAGGCTATATCGTAGAGGTTCTTGATGCCTCACTCGGCGGAGAGTTTCCCGTAACTGCCATCTCGCTTATAAACCCCAAAAATGCAACGCTTTTTGTCTCTTTCGGTGCGCATCCGATTTTGGAAGTCTCCTTGGAGAGAACCATGACGGAGCTTATGCAGGGGCGTGACTTGGAGAGTCTTGAGAGTTTTGAGACTCCTACTTTTGACATGAGTATAGTAGCGGACAGCTTCAATCTTGAGTCTCATTTTGTGGATTCAAACGGAAAGCTGGGGTTTGGATTTTTAAGCGCAAAAAAGAGTTTTGAGTTTGCGCCATGGAGATACAGCGGAAGCGGCACTCAGGATGAGTTTGAATTTTTAACAAACATCGCCAAAGAGATGGACAGAGAGATTTACATGAGAGAGTATGACTACCTCGGATTTTACTCATGCCAGATTCTTATTCCGAGTATCTCTGAGGTTTATCCTATGGAGGATTTGGTCTATAACAACAAAAACAGCGGCAAGCTTATCCGCGATATGGTTTTAAACTTTAGCGAATATGACCCTGAAGATATTTTAGATGAAATAGAGTCGCTTGACAACTCTCTAAGCATGGAGAAGTACATCGGCGTTATCTTTGAAAACAACTTTACGATGGCAGAGTTTAAAGCGCAAAACCACCTCCTTCTGGGCGAACTGGAAGAGGCGCTTGAACTTTTAGAGTTTGGAGAAAATAGACTCGGACATGTGGTTGCAGAACTTATCCGCATGCGTGAAGCGAGGCTTGATTTTGAAGAGTACAAAGAGGGGCTTTATGCCGTATTTACAGAAGCTAGAGTTGAAAAAGCGGTGCGGATTTTGGACGGAGAAGATTTTTTTATAGATGTGGAGTTTCATAACGATTACCATAATATGTTAGCATTATATGATAGACTTGAAACAAAGAAAAAAGGAGTGATTGCATGA
- a CDS encoding FecCD family ABC transporter permease, with protein MGKYLVWFLLLCVFILSPFVGAVELEMAEIFDFSTLASSIFFELRVPRVLFAFFAGVILALSGLLFQTLFRNALMTPYTLGISSGAVLGAGVAIKLGLGSLFFGLGAIHLFGFFGALFSVFLLLYLSKFLKNAHHESLLLLGIALSLFYTSALMIVFYLGSAIQNDMLIRFTMGSLSVIGWQNPIMVGFIAAVLLSAVYIYRFELQLLGISDESAKLKGLDTKKTTRVLLVVSSFAIGTLVSISGPIGFVGLITPHIVAKLHPCTVNRRIMKTALLGGLFLVFCDTITRALSTQSELPIGIITALIGGPFFIYLIMRKK; from the coding sequence ATGGGTAAATATTTGGTTTGGTTTTTGCTTCTGTGTGTTTTTATACTCTCTCCGTTTGTCGGCGCGGTAGAACTTGAAATGGCTGAGATTTTTGACTTCTCCACTCTTGCTTCAAGCATCTTTTTTGAGCTTAGAGTGCCGCGGGTTTTGTTTGCTTTTTTTGCGGGAGTCATCCTTGCTCTTAGCGGGCTGCTGTTTCAAACACTCTTTCGCAATGCGCTTATGACGCCCTACACGCTGGGCATCTCAAGCGGCGCTGTTTTGGGTGCGGGAGTTGCCATAAAACTTGGTCTGGGAAGCCTCTTTTTTGGTCTTGGCGCCATTCATCTATTTGGCTTTTTCGGCGCGCTCTTTAGCGTTTTTTTACTTCTTTATCTCTCAAAATTTCTAAAAAATGCACACCATGAGTCGCTCCTGCTGCTTGGAATCGCTCTCTCGCTCTTTTACACCTCTGCTCTTATGATTGTTTTTTATCTGGGGAGTGCAATCCAAAACGATATGCTTATCCGCTTTACGATGGGTTCACTCTCCGTCATCGGATGGCAAAATCCAATTATGGTGGGTTTTATAGCCGCTGTTTTACTTAGCGCTGTTTACATCTACCGCTTTGAGCTTCAACTTTTGGGCATCTCGGACGAGAGTGCGAAACTAAAAGGTTTGGATACCAAAAAAACAACGAGAGTACTTCTTGTCGTCTCCTCTTTTGCTATTGGCACGCTTGTAAGCATAAGCGGGCCTATCGGCTTTGTAGGACTTATAACACCGCATATTGTCGCAAAACTCCACCCCTGCACTGTAAATAGACGCATAATGAAAACCGCTCTTTTGGGGGGACTTTTTTTGGTTTTTTGTGACACAATAACAAGGGCTTTATCCACGCAGAGCGAACTGCCCATCGGGATAATAACAGCGCTTATCGGCGGACCGTTTTTTATATATCTTATAATGAGGAAAAAATAG
- a CDS encoding ABC transporter ATP-binding protein: MIELKSLSCSYGSNIILQDINMEIESHLSILGANGSGKSTLVRAICALVSYGGEIYIDGVDAKELSLLEMAKTISYIPAKLEIYDSFITVKDFVLLGRFAYKKNFFEYSHEDRVIAAQKIKLLGLEHLKEHTLASLSSGEQQLSLIAAALAQESKIIIFDEPTANLDPHNSKVIAHYIKKLKETHQVILITHDLHLACYIDNPIAFIKEKKAHLYGRDFFDDEVLKELWGVEFFSLAVKYG; this comes from the coding sequence ATGATTGAGCTAAAATCCCTCTCATGCAGTTACGGCAGCAATATAATCTTGCAAGATATCAACATGGAGATAGAGTCTCATCTTAGCATACTCGGTGCGAACGGTTCGGGAAAAAGCACTCTTGTTCGTGCCATCTGCGCTCTTGTCTCTTACGGGGGAGAAATCTACATAGATGGCGTAGACGCAAAAGAACTCTCACTCTTGGAGATGGCAAAAACTATCTCTTACATCCCCGCAAAACTTGAGATTTACGACTCGTTTATAACCGTGAAGGATTTTGTGCTGCTTGGAAGATTTGCCTATAAAAAAAACTTTTTCGAGTATTCACATGAGGATAGAGTCATAGCTGCGCAAAAGATAAAACTCTTAGGGCTTGAACATCTAAAAGAGCACACTCTTGCCTCTTTAAGCTCGGGTGAACAGCAGCTTTCCCTCATCGCTGCGGCACTAGCGCAGGAGAGCAAAATCATCATCTTTGACGAACCGACTGCAAACCTTGACCCGCACAACTCAAAAGTAATCGCACACTATATAAAAAAGCTAAAAGAGACGCATCAAGTGATACTCATCACTCATGATCTGCATCTGGCATGCTATATTGACAACCCCATCGCTTTTATAAAAGAGAAAAAAGCGCATCTCTACGGAAGGGATTTTTTCGACGACGAGGTATTAAAAGAGCTTTGGGGAGTTGAGTTTTTCTCGCTGGCGGTGAAGTATGGGTAA
- a CDS encoding ABC transporter substrate-binding protein has product MSIKTIFLLLLFTLTLTANERVISLSPSITEIVYALQKGDDLVATSAFSLYPKEAQNLPVIGGNSAPNLEKIIALSPTLVIGQDFSHATLEKLKRFKIETLMLKLQTINDIKSSIIELAERLHVSSKEVIKSIEYAIKNATKSKKPHRVMIVYGLHEDLRSGIYIAGKNIFFDDIITLCGNTNAYDANQTNQPVLSYENVIALNPDRIIILHSDASNSSVDKEKALSAWHSLPTNASKNRLITVVDESYIHIPSHRVALTIERLCREMNR; this is encoded by the coding sequence TTGAGCATAAAAACTATTTTTTTACTACTGCTTTTTACGCTCACACTCACTGCTAATGAGAGAGTTATCTCTCTTAGCCCCTCTATTACGGAGATAGTTTATGCTTTGCAAAAAGGGGATGATTTGGTTGCAACAAGTGCGTTTTCACTCTATCCAAAAGAGGCTCAAAATCTGCCTGTTATAGGCGGCAATTCAGCTCCAAACTTGGAGAAGATTATAGCGCTATCCCCCACTTTGGTTATCGGGCAGGATTTTAGTCATGCGACTTTAGAAAAACTCAAAAGATTTAAGATAGAAACTTTAATGCTCAAACTCCAAACCATTAACGATATAAAAAGCTCCATTATAGAACTAGCAGAGAGACTACATGTAAGCTCCAAAGAGGTTATAAAAAGCATTGAGTATGCTATAAAAAATGCCACTAAGAGCAAAAAACCGCATAGAGTCATGATAGTTTACGGTCTGCATGAAGATTTACGAAGCGGTATCTATATAGCGGGTAAAAACATCTTTTTTGACGACATCATCACACTCTGCGGCAACACTAACGCATATGATGCTAACCAAACTAACCAACCCGTTTTAAGTTATGAAAATGTTATAGCTCTAAACCCCGACCGGATTATCATACTCCACTCAGACGCTTCAAACAGTTCGGTTGACAAAGAAAAAGCCTTGAGTGCATGGCACTCACTTCCTACTAACGCGAGTAAAAACAGACTCATAACGGTAGTGGATGAGAGTTATATTCACATACCTTCGCATAGAGTAGCCCTAACTATAGAGCGCCTCTGCCGTGAGATGAACAGATGA
- a CDS encoding TonB-dependent receptor, producing the protein MKKKIFLSLLTSSILVAQTIELEPLNITSTAIKTDELKSTDAVEIYTAEDIQNAHVQNVYEFLNQQTSVIAMPSYGNSFSQKLDFRGYGINDGYQNIVITLNGRKINNIDMVPSLLSSISPSSIERLEIIKSSGIVNSGDGANAGAINIITKKNRDKEITLYGGSVIDGSFYLGHSNEKLSISANAEIQNSDGIRTINSNGDKDESSLKSADFHAAYAPIEDLELRAGISYARMDLIYASYLTLDEYNDDPKQAGAANWGATEQEFDTDTINGGFSYYLSDNLSLNIDASREEKESNYITYASVADYVYNSGKAAFNYENKNIAVVAGIDSFEGKRRAYENETSKDNLAGFVISNFMFKSHSIKAGMRVEEVSYKYRDTTLSLKDDHSLYGAELGYNYTFNKENSLFINYAHSYQAPDIDRFFNKEWSGNVSFNGFIDPMQTDSFTLGYNNIHSNNKFKISLFYIDLKDEIYLSPLTWTNTNIDKSYKYGLDIYNKWLVTDEFNIALNYNYVRAIIDEEGDYSGNDLPGVSDHNIKATLSYLPNKNITLALTQVYRSEAYAADDFNNDFAQKQEAYKSTDVSLTYTKDSLELFAKINNLFNQKNGLWIRDDAIYPVNFTTTATAGFKLKL; encoded by the coding sequence ATGAAAAAAAAGATATTTTTGTCACTGCTTACTTCAAGTATATTAGTCGCTCAAACGATTGAGCTAGAGCCTCTCAATATTACTTCAACGGCAATAAAAACAGACGAGTTAAAATCAACCGACGCAGTAGAGATATATACAGCTGAAGATATACAAAACGCACATGTACAAAATGTTTATGAGTTTTTAAATCAGCAAACTTCTGTTATTGCTATGCCCTCTTACGGAAACTCATTTTCTCAAAAATTAGACTTTAGAGGATATGGCATCAACGATGGATATCAAAACATTGTTATTACACTTAATGGTAGAAAAATCAATAATATAGATATGGTTCCATCCTTACTCTCTTCTATCTCTCCCTCTTCCATCGAGCGCCTAGAGATTATAAAGTCCAGCGGTATCGTAAACAGCGGAGATGGAGCAAATGCGGGAGCCATCAATATAATCACCAAAAAAAACAGGGACAAAGAGATAACTCTTTACGGCGGCAGCGTAATCGATGGCTCTTTTTATCTGGGACACAGCAATGAAAAATTATCTATCTCAGCAAACGCAGAAATACAAAATAGTGACGGTATCCGAACCATAAACAGCAACGGAGACAAAGATGAAAGCAGTTTAAAAAGTGCTGATTTTCATGCTGCATACGCTCCTATTGAAGATTTGGAACTTAGAGCCGGTATCTCCTACGCCAGAATGGATCTCATCTATGCAAGCTACTTAACGCTTGATGAGTATAACGATGACCCGAAACAAGCAGGAGCCGCAAATTGGGGTGCAACTGAGCAAGAGTTTGATACAGATACTATAAATGGAGGATTTAGTTACTACCTGAGCGATAATCTCTCTCTAAATATTGATGCAAGCCGTGAAGAAAAAGAGTCAAACTATATAACTTACGCATCTGTTGCCGATTATGTATACAACTCTGGCAAAGCCGCTTTCAATTACGAAAATAAAAATATAGCAGTTGTTGCAGGGATTGATAGTTTTGAAGGTAAACGAAGAGCTTATGAAAATGAGACAAGCAAAGATAATCTTGCAGGTTTTGTTATAAGTAATTTTATGTTTAAAAGCCACTCTATAAAAGCAGGAATGCGAGTCGAAGAAGTATCATATAAATACAGAGATACGACTTTATCACTTAAAGATGACCATTCGCTATACGGTGCAGAGCTTGGATATAACTATACTTTTAACAAAGAAAATTCTCTTTTTATAAACTATGCACACTCTTATCAGGCTCCTGACATTGACAGATTTTTCAATAAAGAGTGGTCTGGAAATGTTAGTTTCAACGGTTTCATAGACCCGATGCAAACAGATAGTTTTACTCTTGGCTACAACAATATTCACTCAAACAACAAGTTTAAAATTTCTCTTTTTTATATCGATTTAAAAGATGAGATTTATCTAAGCCCTTTAACTTGGACAAACACCAATATTGACAAATCATATAAGTATGGTTTGGATATTTATAACAAGTGGTTGGTAACGGATGAGTTTAATATTGCGCTCAACTATAACTATGTCAGAGCAATTATTGACGAAGAAGGAGACTATTCGGGTAACGATCTGCCGGGTGTTTCAGACCATAACATAAAAGCGACACTCAGCTACCTTCCAAACAAAAACATTACTTTGGCACTCACGCAGGTATATCGCTCAGAAGCATATGCGGCAGACGACTTCAATAACGACTTTGCCCAAAAGCAGGAGGCGTACAAAAGTACTGATGTATCTCTAACCTATACAAAAGATAGTTTGGAACTTTTCGCTAAAATAAACAATCTGTTTAACCAAAAGAACGGTTTATGGATACGAGATGACGCCATCTACCCTGTAAACTTTACTACAACTGCGACAGCAGGGTTTAAACTAAAACTCTAA
- a CDS encoding sensor domain-containing protein codes for MHIKYSKNNRSAFFISAIFLAVGVIWIMLSDSAISSLAANPAEASLMKAYKEWFFIFTTALILFFLSRKFFHNIHNLYFQKIEDIEKNYKKQKNFVQAKELIESSQIELSKYEKLLHTIINTSPDAIYAKDRDGKYILFNDAAGLMLNVDAQNIVGKRDETLFTPEYAAETADEEKKIIENKKIIKKEEKYTVVGGKEKVFSTTKGALVDERKKVFGIFAIARDMTEHKEHERFLIETKEKFYRLSHLDDVTFLPNRLYMSEVLTQKCSQNLPFALILIDLDNFKIINDSYGHFYGDKILVEISKVLKEVFISTAFIARMVGDEFGIVVNSGNKEEIKRLMQELHYKFSNPLQVDSIDVYITVSSGICLYPDDVKTMQEMYQAADAAMHNAKKRTQNNYSFYDLQFKKDAISYTETVTNLKQAVEKGELELYFQPQNDAQTGSIVGAEALIRWNYKGEVVPPDFFIQAAEKSGLIVEIGDFVLRKGFKTVKRWHDKKIAKGRVAINVSAHQLTHLDFINTLKSMLQESGCEASWIELEITESSVLENPDLVIDLLQKIKALGFHISVDDFGTGYSSLSYLKNLPIDKLKIDRSFIMSIQTEPKNQIIVKTTIFLGNELGIHVLAEGVETEEEHSFLLENKIDSIQGYYYSKPLSLDEFEKLLKM; via the coding sequence GTGCATATAAAATATTCTAAAAATAATAGAAGTGCATTTTTTATCTCTGCAATATTTTTGGCAGTAGGAGTCATATGGATAATGTTATCTGATTCAGCAATCTCCTCTTTAGCAGCTAATCCGGCAGAAGCTTCATTAATGAAAGCGTATAAAGAGTGGTTTTTTATTTTCACCACTGCTTTGATTTTGTTTTTTTTAAGTCGCAAATTTTTTCATAATATTCATAACTTATATTTTCAAAAAATAGAAGATATTGAAAAAAATTATAAAAAACAGAAAAATTTTGTTCAGGCAAAAGAACTTATAGAGTCTTCGCAGATAGAACTCTCAAAATATGAAAAACTTTTACACACTATTATAAACACTTCACCTGATGCCATCTATGCAAAGGATCGAGATGGAAAATATATACTATTTAATGATGCTGCGGGATTGATGTTAAATGTAGATGCGCAAAATATTGTAGGCAAAAGAGATGAGACACTATTTACACCTGAATATGCTGCCGAAACAGCTGATGAAGAGAAAAAAATTATAGAGAATAAAAAAATAATCAAAAAAGAGGAAAAATATACTGTAGTAGGTGGAAAAGAGAAGGTTTTTTCAACAACCAAGGGCGCTCTTGTAGATGAGCGAAAGAAAGTTTTTGGAATATTTGCAATAGCCAGAGATATGACCGAACATAAAGAGCATGAGCGTTTCTTGATAGAAACAAAAGAGAAATTTTATAGACTTTCACATCTCGATGATGTAACCTTTTTGCCAAACAGATTGTATATGAGCGAAGTTTTAACACAGAAGTGCTCACAAAATTTGCCGTTTGCTTTAATTCTTATTGATCTTGATAATTTTAAAATCATAAACGATTCTTACGGCCATTTTTATGGAGATAAGATTCTTGTTGAGATATCAAAAGTTCTTAAAGAGGTCTTTATATCAACTGCATTTATTGCCAGAATGGTTGGCGATGAGTTTGGAATTGTAGTAAACTCGGGCAATAAAGAGGAGATAAAGAGATTAATGCAAGAGCTGCATTACAAATTTAGCAATCCGCTTCAAGTAGATTCTATAGATGTTTATATTACAGTAAGTTCCGGTATCTGCCTCTATCCTGATGATGTTAAAACGATGCAGGAGATGTATCAAGCTGCAGATGCTGCAATGCATAATGCTAAAAAGAGAACCCAAAACAACTACAGCTTTTATGATTTGCAGTTTAAAAAAGATGCCATCTCCTATACAGAAACAGTTACAAACTTAAAGCAGGCGGTTGAAAAAGGAGAGCTTGAACTCTACTTTCAACCTCAAAATGATGCACAAACAGGCAGCATTGTCGGTGCCGAAGCTCTTATAAGGTGGAATTATAAAGGGGAAGTTGTACCTCCTGATTTTTTTATTCAGGCAGCTGAAAAAAGTGGTTTGATCGTGGAGATAGGAGATTTTGTACTAAGAAAAGGTTTTAAAACTGTTAAAAGATGGCATGACAAAAAGATAGCAAAAGGAAGAGTGGCTATCAATGTATCCGCGCACCAACTTACCCATCTTGATTTTATAAACACTCTTAAAAGTATGCTTCAAGAGAGTGGATGCGAGGCATCTTGGATAGAACTTGAGATTACGGAGAGTTCTGTTTTGGAAAATCCAGATCTAGTTATAGATTTGCTTCAAAAGATAAAAGCATTGGGATTTCATATCTCAGTAGATGATTTTGGGACCGGTTACTCCTCCCTCTCTTACCTGAAAAATCTTCCGATTGATAAGCTTAAAATTGACAGATCTTTTATTATGAGTATTCAAACTGAACCAAAAAATCAAATTATTGTAAAAACAACTATTTTTTTAGGAAATGAGCTTGGCATACATGTACTTGCAGAGGGTGTGGAGACAGAAGAGGAGCATAGCTTTTTGTTAGAGAACAAAATAGATTCCATTCAAGGCTACTACTACTCAAAACCGTTGTCTTTAGATGAGTTTGAGAAGCTGCTTAAAATGTAG